The genomic window GATCAAAAGAACAACTAGTTCAGGGTATTTAAGGAAACTTTTGACAAATTATTGATATAAAATTTTCAAAATCTCTGTTGCCGTTTCTTTTTTTGACATTTCAGGGAGTTCTTTAACGCTGTCTTTATTTATTATGTAAATTTTGTTTAAGCTTGAGCCCAAATATTTTAAGTCATTTGCAATAATATAGTCTAAATTTTTTGTCTTTAGTTTTTCTTTGGCTTTTTCTATTAAGATTTCATCTTTTTGAGCACAAAATCCAATAACAACTTGGTTTTTAGTTTTATTTTTACCTATATGTTTTATTATGTCTGGATTTTTGATGAACTTAATATGAAGCTCTTCCATTGTATTTTTTTTAATTTTAGTTTTATAAGTCTTGTCGGGTCTAAAGTCTGCAACAGCAGCAGCACCAATTATTATATCGAATTCTTGGTATATGCTTATTGCTTCTTTGTACATTTCTGCTGCTGTTTTTATTTTAATAATGTTTATTCCATAGGGTTTTTTTTCATTGCTGGGGCCTGTAATTATTGTAACATCAGCTCCAAGGTTTTGTGCCTCAATCCCTAAATTGAAACCCATTTGTCCTGTTGATTTATTTGATAAGTAACGAATTGGATCTAATGCTTCTTCAGTTCTAGAAGCGGTTATTAGTATCTTTTTGTTTTTTAAGGGTAATTTTGGTGCTAATGCGTTTAATATTATTTTTAAAATATCATTTTCATTCTTAAGTCGTCCAATGGCATTTAAAGAACATGCCAGAAATCCTTCATCAGGTTCAATAAATTTATAATTATATTTTTTTAATTTTTCAATGTTTTCTTTTAAAATGGGGTTTTGATACATTATGTTATTCATTGCTATTGCGAAATAAGTTGGAGCTGTACTTGCAGATATGATTGTACTTAGAGCATCATCAGCAATCCCTGATGCAATCTTGGAAATGATATTGTATGTTGCTGGAATAATTAATATTAAATTTGCCCATCTTGCTAGGTTTATGTGTTCTACTTCCTCATGTGTTGTGTTCCACAGACTTTTAATCACTCTGTTTTTAGAGACAGTCTCTAGTGTTAGAGGAGTAATGAATTTAGTGGCATTTTCTGTCATTATAACTTTGACGTTATATCCCATCTTTATTAGACTTGAGACAATACAGGCTGACTTGTAGGCCGCAATTCCTCCGCATATTCCGATCAATATATTTTTGTGTTTTTTCATGTTAATTTTATACAATATTATTATATAATTGTATTTAATTTTTTTAAAAGGGTTTTAATTGATAAATAAAGTATTTTTTGCAAGTATAATATATTTATTTCTATTTATTTGGTGGCTTTTGTCAGCTTGTTTATCTTACTTTTCTATTACTATTTTTAATATTCCTCTTTGGTTTTTTTTATCATGTATCTTTTTCTCTATTTTCAGTTTGTTATTAGTATGTATTTTTGTGATTTTTTTTAAAAATGACTAGAGGATTTTTTGTATTTTTTATCTTTTTGATTTTATATTGCGCTTTTGGTTTTTTTGCTAGAAAAAAAAGGGCGAGATCGTTATTTTTACATAATTATTTTCTTGCAAATCAGGGTCTAAATTTTGTCGTAATGGCATTAGTAGTTGCTTCTAGCTATATTAGTGCTAGTAGTTTTATTTCAGGGCCTTCAGCTGTTTATAGATATGGATTATCTTTCATATTCTTAGCAGTTATTCAAATTCCTACAAGTTTAATTTCATTTGTCATTGTTGGTGAGAAATTAAATTTGGAAGCAAAAAAAATTAATGCAATTAATATTATTGATTATATTGGATATAGATATCTCAGTCGCTCTTTAGTTCTAGTTAGTAGTTTTATAATCATTTTTTTTTCTTTGTTTTTAATCTCAGCTCAGCTTATGGGAGGTGCTAAACTTTTAGAAGTTTTTTTTCAAATCGGTTATACTGATGCTCTTATTTTTTTCTCTCTATTTGTTTTTTTATATGTTTGTTTGGGTGGGTTTAAGATGATAGCATATATGGATTTCATTCAAGGCATTTTGATGATCGTAGCGTCTGTACTATTATTTTCAAGACTAGTTGATTTGGGAGGTGGAATTAGTAATCTCTTTAATATGGCTCGGTTGAATCTTAAAGATGATTTATTTTTGCCATCAAACTTAGATTTGAAAATTGGATATATAATTTCTTTTTGGATATTAATAGGAATTGGAGTATTGGGGCTGCCACAATTTGTTAATAATTTTATAGCATTTAAAGATGTGAAATCTATGAGATTTTCTCTTCCCATTGTTACTTTTGTAATAGGGTTTTTAGTTGTTATTATGCATTTAATAGGTTTTTTTTCCCTTGTTATTTTTTCCAAATTTGAACCAAATGATAAATTTATTTTAAATGTAGCATTAGAGGTATTAAATCCTAAAATATTTATATTATTTTTTGTAGGACTCTTATCAGCGATAATGTCTACAATAGATTCAGGTCTTCTATTGCTGTCTTCTATTTGGGTAAAAGCAATAATGTCTTTAAATAAGAGTCTTGTTGGTAAGATTGGAATTAATAGAATTACTATTATTTCTAATGTTTGTTTTATGTCAATAATCGTTTTTTTATCTTTAAATCCACCTGATTTTTTGTTTTTTTTAAATATTTTTGCAATTGGGGCCTTGGAAGTTTCATTCTTTTCTATTATTGTTTTTGGGCTTTATTTTAATTTTGTAAGTAAAATATCAGCTTTTATTTCTCAGTTTTTGGGACTTTTAAGTTATTTGATCATAATTTTTTATGGTGAAGTAAGTAGTTATTATTTTCATCCTATTGTTCCTTCACTTTTTATATCTATATCTTCATTTTTGATAGTTAATCTTTTTTGTCAAAGATGTAGTAAAATTTAGTTGTATGTTGTCTTTAAATGATAAGAGTGTTGGTAAATATAGAGTTATCGATGTTCTAAAGAATGACAATGGTAAAAGACTTGATGCAGTGTTAATAAAGTTTTTAAAATTTCCTAAATCTAAAATAATGAGACATATTAGAAATGGAGATATTCTTTTAAATAATTTAAAGGTTACTTTTTCTCATAGAGTTTTTAAGGATGATCAAATTTATTTATATAAACCTTTACTTCAAGGTTTAAGTTTAAGCAAGATGACAGTCAAAGATGAGGATGCTATATTAAGAGATGTAAAGAGAAGGATAGTATATGAGGATGAGGATTTGCTTGTAATTAACAAGAGAAGAGGAGCTTTGGTTCATGGAGACAAGTATTCACTTGGTGCTTTAATTAATTCTTATCTTTTAGATGAAAATCTTGAGTCTCTTAGTTTTAAACCTTCATCTGTGCATAGATTAGATAGGAATACCTCAGGGCTCATTATTTTTGCAAAAAATATAGATTCTGCAAGAATTTTAAGTAGGGCATTTAGTAGTGGTATTGTTACTAAAAAGTATTTGGCTTTGCTTGATGGTGAGATTAAAAAACCTTTGACTTATAGGAACTTTTTATATCGTGATAGGATTGCAAGAAAAACCTTCGTTGTTAATGATGAGGGCAGATGTAATGCCATAACTGATGTTAAACCAATTTTAGTCTCTAAATCTTCAACGCTTGCTGAGGTGTCAATTAGGACGGGGTTTACACATCAAATAAGAGCACAATGTGCTTTTAATAAACATGCCTTGATTAACGATAAGAAATATGATTCTAAATTTAAAAAAAACAATTACTTTTTACATTCTTTTTTGATAAAATTTAACCAGTCTTTATTTTTAAGAAATGAATTTTTTGTTGAACCTAGTTCAGATTTTTTAAAACAGATAAGTAATATTTTTGGTGTATATGATTTTAAAGGATTTATTTAATAAGTTCACATTTAAGAATGCCTTAGGTGCAGTAAAAGATATTTCAATTGCTATGAAACATAAGTTTGTAAAGATTAAGGTTTATTCTTTAGTAGGTGTTGCTGGTACTGGAAAAAGTTTTAGATCTCATTTAATAGCAGATAAATATTCTATTCCTTTGATCATTGATGATGGTGTTTTAATAAAAAATATGAAGATTATTGCTGGGAGTTCTGCTAAGTTTGAGAATAATGTGTTTGATGCAATAAGGCGTTCTATTTTTGAAGATGATGCGCATAGAAATGAAATTGTTGAAGCTCTTCGCAAAGAAAATTTTAATAAAATATTGATATTGGGAACAAGTATTCGCATGATAGATAAAATAACAGCTCGACTTTTATTGCCTAGTTCTTCCAAAATTATTTATATAACAGATATTTCTACTAAAAAGGAAATAGAGAAAGCAAGAATTTCAAGAGAGATGGGCGAACATGTTGTTCCAGCAGCTGCCTTTGAGATAACATCTATTAAGCCAAGTTTATTATTAGATTCGATTCGAGTTTTTTTTAAAAGCAAAGGGTTTTTATCAAAAAAACGGAACTATATTCGTTCTATTGTAAAGCCTCATTTTCATGAAGAGGGGGGAATTTTATCTGTTTCTAAAAATGCTGTAAGACAAATTATTGAACATTGTGTTTCTGAATATAATAGAGATTATATTGTCTATGATTTGAAAATTAAAAAGAGTCAGGGCAGTTATTATTTTAAGCTCTTTTTAGATATTCCACTTAAGAATGATTTACTTAATGGTGCGGAAATGCTTAGGAATTATATTATTGAAAACGTACTAAAATATACGGTAATTAATATATCTGGTATTGATGTTATCATACATAGATTTTATGATCAAAAATGTAATTTGGAAAAAAAAGATGAATGTTGACTTGGATAATATAAGTAATGTCTTTTTGGTAGGCATTAAGGGCTCTGGACTTTGTTCACTTGCGTGTTTTTTAAATGATAAGGGGTATTTTGTAGAAGGGGTCGATGTTCCTTTAAAATTTCATACGGAAGATATATTAAAGAGTAATAATATAACTTATTATGAGAATATTGATGAATTTTCACTCAAAGTTCATAATAAATCTTATGATGTTTTAATATATTCACCAGCTTATGATAAGGATAATTTATCTGTTTTGCTAGAAGCATGTGAACTTGGAATTCCTATTTTATCTTATCCTGAGGTTCTTGGTAAGATTTCTAAAAAATATTATAGTATCGGAGTTGCAGGCTCTCATGGCAAAACTACCACAGCGGCATTCTTAGGTATGCTATTTAATAGTCTAGGATTGCAGCCTAATGTAATATTAGGTGCTAGTGTTAAAGATTTTAAAAATAAATCTAGTCTTGTCGGTCAGGGTAATATATTTATTGCAGAGACTTGTGAGTATAGGAATCACTTTTTACATTTTTCTCCGGATATGATTGTTTTAAGTAATATTGATTATGAACATGTTGATTTTTTTGAAAATTATGAAGCAGTTTTAAATGTTTTCTTAAAGTATATTAATAATTTAAAGCAAAAT from Borrelia hermsii DAH includes these protein-coding regions:
- the coaBC gene encoding bifunctional phosphopantothenoylcysteine decarboxylase/phosphopantothenate--cysteine ligase CoaBC, whose amino-acid sequence is MKKHKNILIGICGGIAAYKSACIVSSLIKMGYNVKVIMTENATKFITPLTLETVSKNRVIKSLWNTTHEEVEHINLARWANLILIIPATYNIISKIASGIADDALSTIISASTAPTYFAIAMNNIMYQNPILKENIEKLKKYNYKFIEPDEGFLACSLNAIGRLKNENDILKIILNALAPKLPLKNKKILITASRTEEALDPIRYLSNKSTGQMGFNLGIEAQNLGADVTIITGPSNEKKPYGINIIKIKTAAEMYKEAISIYQEFDIIIGAAAVADFRPDKTYKTKIKKNTMEELHIKFIKNPDIIKHIGKNKTKNQVVIGFCAQKDEILIEKAKEKLKTKNLDYIIANDLKYLGSSLNKIYIINKDSVKELPEMSKKETATEILKILYQ
- a CDS encoding sodium:solute symporter family transporter yields the protein MTRGFFVFFIFLILYCAFGFFARKKRARSLFLHNYFLANQGLNFVVMALVVASSYISASSFISGPSAVYRYGLSFIFLAVIQIPTSLISFVIVGEKLNLEAKKINAINIIDYIGYRYLSRSLVLVSSFIIIFFSLFLISAQLMGGAKLLEVFFQIGYTDALIFFSLFVFLYVCLGGFKMIAYMDFIQGILMIVASVLLFSRLVDLGGGISNLFNMARLNLKDDLFLPSNLDLKIGYIISFWILIGIGVLGLPQFVNNFIAFKDVKSMRFSLPIVTFVIGFLVVIMHLIGFFSLVIFSKFEPNDKFILNVALEVLNPKIFILFFVGLLSAIMSTIDSGLLLLSSIWVKAIMSLNKSLVGKIGINRITIISNVCFMSIIVFLSLNPPDFLFFLNIFAIGALEVSFFSIIVFGLYFNFVSKISAFISQFLGLLSYLIIIFYGEVSSYYFHPIVPSLFISISSFLIVNLFCQRCSKI
- a CDS encoding pseudouridine synthase family protein, whose protein sequence is MLSLNDKSVGKYRVIDVLKNDNGKRLDAVLIKFLKFPKSKIMRHIRNGDILLNNLKVTFSHRVFKDDQIYLYKPLLQGLSLSKMTVKDEDAILRDVKRRIVYEDEDLLVINKRRGALVHGDKYSLGALINSYLLDENLESLSFKPSSVHRLDRNTSGLIIFAKNIDSARILSRAFSSGIVTKKYLALLDGEIKKPLTYRNFLYRDRIARKTFVVNDEGRCNAITDVKPILVSKSSTLAEVSIRTGFTHQIRAQCAFNKHALINDKKYDSKFKKNNYFLHSFLIKFNQSLFLRNEFFVEPSSDFLKQISNIFGVYDFKGFI